The DNA segment ATGAGAAAAATGGGATAATGCCTGATAAAGGATTGCATTTACAGTAATTACCCAGAAAGAGCTCAGGATAATCCGCCCCCAGCTAGTCCCATAGAGTGATATCCAGTCTGCTAATATTGCCTCTATTGCTGTTGAAATGTATACATAAATCAAAAACAGAATAGCTTCAAATTTTTGATAAGGCGTTTTTGAATTAGAATATTTTTCTTTTGCGCGATTTTTCAGGACTTTACGATAAGCACGACGTTCAAGAACGAACATTCTATCGGCTTCGTCGCGCTTGCCTTCTTTTTCGTAGCTGAGACGTTGAACGCGACGGGCTTCTATTTCTGCTTCGGGAAGTTTGAACCATTCACTTGGAAGGTCTATTTCTATCCCCATCCGAATATCTACATTGGAGAACTTCAGTCCTCCATAGAATTCAGTTTTTAATTCTTTTTGGTCACCTTTTGATATAACAAAATCAGGTCGAACTTTAAATGAACACCCTCTATTAAATGCAACAAAATCAAAACGGACGTCTCCCATAAACTTAGTCCCCCAAAAGAATGTCTCGCTACTGTTAAAAGTTGAAGAATCAAAAATAAGAGAGTTCTCAAAAATAGCTGAATGAAACGTAACAGAATTATGGAATTCAACCTCCCTAAATGTTGCTTCAGAGTAGAAAGTAGCCTCAGCAAACGACACAACTCCTTTGAATTTCACGGACCAAAAGTCTAATTTTGAATGAAACTTTGCATTCCAAAAAATTGCAGGGCTCTCGAAAATACTTTTCCAAAAATTCGTGTGACTATCCCTAGACTTTCCGAAAGAAGTATCTCTAAAATTGGCCTCTTTCATAAAACTCACGTTTACAAAACTAACTGAACTATGAAAAATTGCTTCCCGGAAATCAACATTTTCCTCAAAGGTAGTCCCCCAAAATACACTTTCTTCCTTAAATTCAGTGTATCTAAAATCAACCTCACCTCTAAATTGTGAACCGCTAAAGTCAACTCTCTTACAGAATACACACTCAGAAAATGACGATGATCCAAGCCCATTAAATATACAGTCAATAAACTCTGCATCTTTCTCAAATATAGTGCCAGAAAAAGAGACACTCCCCTCAAATTTAGCCTTTTCAAAACTAACTGATTTTTTGAAGATGACGTCTTCAAAAGATATCAACGGTGGGAACACAAAACCTTTCGCGTCTACTGGATCTTCAAAAACAAGCCTCTTTATCTTCTCTCCATCAACCTCGACCTCCTCAACCCTCGGTTTGAACCTCTCCAGAAACTTCCTGTAGAACTCTACAGCCTCTTCTTCACTCTTGTTCGGCTTGTGGAAGACGCAGTACTCCTGATCAGCTGTTTCGGGGTCGCAGTTCCCGAAGTGCGCCATCCTGCACATGGGTGCTCACTAATTGAGCTACGCTTTGAAGTTTTTATCCCTTTCGACGAACTCAAGGAACTCCGCTGGTGTTGAAATCAGAAACTCGTGCCCGTTCAGAACGAATTTTCTGCCCTCGTCCCTCAGCTTCAGCACGTGCTTCTTGTCGAGACTTATGAGAAAGTCAACCTTGGCTGAATATGCAACGTCAAAGAACTTGTTGTCGTCAGGATCAGGCGAAATATCAAAATGCTCGCTCGGCTCAACAAGAATTGATGAAGCCCTGAAAATCCTGTAAATCCAGAGGGCATATACCCTGCTCTCAAGGTATCTGAGAACCTTCTCGCTCGTCAGCTTGAAGCGGAGCTCTTCAAGTATCGGTTCGGAGGTGTAGGAGAGAACCTTCTTCCCGACAACTAAATCCATGACCTTCCCTGAGCTCCCGAAGGGGTTTATCGCGGCCGTTATGACGACGTTGGTGTCTAGGACGACCTTGAGCGCTTCCATTCCTCGTCCACTTCCTCAAGGAGCTTTTCGATTTCCTTCTCTGATGGAACCTTCCTCTCCCTCGCGAGGAGCTTGTAGGTCTCCCAGAGCTCTTCTGGAGACTCGTAGTGGAGCAGGAAAAACCTCACGGCTTCCTTGATGAGCTCGCTCCGGCTTGAGAACTCGCCGCTCTCCACGAGCTCATCAATTTCCTTCATTAGGCCCTGAGGAAATCGGATCGAAACTTTCTCGGTTGTGGACATTCAACCACCGTAGGACAATAGTCGGACAGAATATATAAACGTTATGAAGCAAAATTGAAAATAACCTCAAGGCTCCACTACCGTCCCGCTGTGCTTCCCCTTCACGACGTCGAAGAGGTGATACGCATCGCCCTTGCCGACGATATAGGTCTTTATCCTGCCGCGCTGGATGAATTTAGCGGCTAAAGCGTCGACGACGCCGCTCCCACCGGCCTTGCTCTCGCCCTCCATTGCTATCTCGACGAGCTGGTCGACGGTTATCCTGTCGAGCTTCTTCGCGTTCGGGTTCTTTTTGGGGTCAGAATCATAGACGCCGTCCACGTTGGTGATGACCACGAGCAAATCGGCCTGGAGGTATTCGGCAAGTAAAGCCGAGACTGCATCGGTGGTGTGGCCGGGGTGAGTTCCGCCCATTATAGGTATCTTCTTGAGCTGTATAACTTCCCAGGCCTTACGGAAGTCCTGGATGACGAAGGGATAAGCTTTTTCGCCGAGGGCAGCGATGAGGAGCATGGCGTTGGCCCGCGTTATGTGTATGCCGATGTAGTCCTTGAAGGTCTCGTTGGGCGTGAAGCTCTTTGCCGCCTTGATGTACTTTCTGGCAACTTTTCCGCCGCCGACTACCACTGCCACCTCGTGATCCTCGCTTATCTTGATGAGCTCGTAAGCTATTTTCCCGATAAAATCAACGTCCGGATCATCTGGCACAAGAACCGATCCGCCTATATCGAAGACTATCCTCATGATGACCCTCACGGTGCTAATCAGCAGGATTTATAACCTTTTTCTTGCCGGTGGGGTGTTAAACTCCGAAAACATTATCAACATTGGGAGCGAACCTATACCGGTGTGAAAGATGGAGATTACCGTGCGGGTGCGCATTCCTGAAGGAACCAACAGGAAGATAATCAGTGAACTTGCTGAAATCTTCACAAGGGCACAGGCTCTAAAATCTCTGGCGGGAGGAAGGAGGGAGATGAGGCGGGAAACGGCCTCATGGAGGGAGCTCCGTGAGTACCTTGAGGAGTACCGCGACCTTGGTGGACAGTAGCCTATTGCTGAACCTGATTTTTGAAACTGAGCTAACGGAGAGGGCCTTAAAGCTTATCTCACTCTTGGAGTATCCCGCTGTTTCTGAGACCGTCATTGATGAATGCGTTTATGTAACCCTGAGGAGAAACGCTTCGAAGCTCGGGGTTAAAAATATCCACGAGCTCAAACGGTTCCTAAAGACGGAGCAAGGAAGAGCCCTCCTTCAGAAATCAACGGAGAAAGTGCTGTCCTTCATCGCCAGCTATCAGATGGAGGTTGTTAAAGACCCGGATATATTCCTTACCCTTCCAAAAGCCTTGCCCTTTAGGGCGGGGATGCAGTGTTCTTGAGCCTGCCATTCAAATCACCGAAAGTCTTTTAAGTTGTGGAGTAGTAATGGACTCTGAAAGAGTCCTTTCAGGGATGGCTCCCTTAGAGGGCTTTCACTGTGTCCCCTGCAAAAGCAGGGGAAAACGCCGACAGGCGTCCTTTGAAAACCTGCCCTTTTGGGCAGTTGGAGTTTGGTTGTCTGAGACGATAACCCCAATCCGCTTTGCGGTAGGGGTAATGGGCCGAAGACCCGGCCTGCGGGCTGAGCTGAAAGGGGTGACCCGAGTAAGTGATGGGCCCGCAAACCGAACCGCCAACGGCGAGGGGTTGAACCCCTTCACGGCGGGGAGGAGGTCAGTCCATGACGCAAAGATAATCGGCTCCATGATTGAAAACGGAATAACAAAGCTCGCAACTCTTGATAAAGACTTCCAGGGAATCCCAATAATTGAGCTCCTCAAAACGGAAAAATAAAAAGCTCAACCTATCTGGAACGCCGAACTCCTCAGCTCGCCGCGCTCAAAGCGGTACGGGTCGTACCACTCCCAGTCGAGCGGAACCTTGGAACGGCCTTTCGATATCAGCCCGGCCATCGCCTCCCCAACCGCCGGCGCCATCATGAAGCCGTGCCCGCTGAAGCCTGCGGCAATGTAAAAGTTGTCGAGGAGCCTTCCGATGGCGGGATTGCTGTCCGGCGTCTTTGCGTAGAAGCCCGCCCACTGGCGGACAACGTGAGCGTAGCGGAGCGGCGGGGCGATTCTGACGGCATACTCCAGAACGCCGCGCAGGAAGTCGTAGGTCGGCTCGTAGTCGTCTAAGCCTTTAGCCTTGTGCTCTATCCCGGCACCGCAGATTATTCCGCCGTCCTCACCGTCCTGAATTATGTAGGCGTCGTTCCAGCTCGGCGGGCACACCAACGGTTCGGCCTGGCCGGGTTCGAGCGGCTCGGTCTTGACGAGCTGGTGCTTGTAGGCGGTGATGGGTATGATGTCTCTGCTGAGGCCGGCCATCTCGTTGATGAGGGGCGCCCATGCGTTGGCCGCGTTGAGGACGGCATCTACCCTAACGCTCTCGACCTTCCCGTTGCTCCTGAACCTCACGGCGGTTATGGCATCTCCCTCCTGCTCGAAGCCTATAACTTCCGTGTGCTCGCGCGCATCAACGCCGAGCTCCTTGGCCCGGAAGAGGTACGCAAAGAGCGTCTTGAAGGGGTTCGCCTTGCCGTCCTTTGGGTTCCATGCGCCTGCAAGGAAAGGCTCGGTGTTGAGGATGGGCACTATCTCCCTGGCCTCATCCATGCCGATGAGCCTGGTCGGAACGCCGAATCTGTTCTGGAGCCTTATGTTGGCCTTAAACGCTTCAACCTCCTCCTCGCTCGTGGCAAGGAACAGATAGCCGGTCTGCTTGAAGTTTATATCGAAGCCGAGCTCTTCCTCAAGCTTTTCCCAGCGCTCAACGGAGTACTTCATGAGCCTGATGTTGGCCTCATCGGTGAACTGGGCGCGGATTCCTGTGGCACAGCGGAAGGTCGAGCCGGAGCCGAAATAGTTCTTCTCGAAGAGGATTACCTCTTCCCCGAGCTTCGCCAGCTCGTGGGGGGGGGCGCCTCCTATTACCCCCCCGCCGATTACGGCGATTTTACTCATCGGCACCACCCACTATAACCTCTACGCGAACGGGCCGAATCGGAACCCTCGCCTTCGGAAGCGGTATCTCCTCCTGACTCCTTCCGGTCTTTCTGGCCAGTATGCCGAGGACTATGGGGACGCACGTCCTCCCCTGGCAGGGGCCCATCCCTATGCGGAGGAGCCGTTTCAGCTCCTCGATATCGGTGACGCCGGAATCTATGAGCGCCTCGACTTCCTCGACGGTGACGTCGTTACACCGGCAGACGATTTTCTTTCCCCCCATGCTACTCCCTCCTTTCCACCTTAACCGCCCTGACGTCCCAGGCCAGCTCTATCGGAACTTCCACGATGAGTATCGGCGTGTCTCCTTTGCTTTTCTCCCTCGGCACGACTGTGAGAACCTTTCCCCTTCCAACCGGCTCTCCAACGCGGTTGAGGAGAATGACCTCCTCGCCCTTCTCGGGAACCGGAAGGAGCTCGTGGGGCATAGTTATCCTCGCCCTGTCGCCGACGTAGTGCACCATGAAGAAAGCGAGACCTGGGCAGATCTGAACGCAGAGGGAGCAGCCAATGCACTTATCGTAATCGACTATCGGCAGGTCGTTCGGGGTGGGCATGCTTATCGCCCCGGTGGGGCATATCTCCCTGCACGGGGCGCAGGGTATCTCCTGCGGGCAATCCGGAATCGCAACCGGCCGTTTCCTCAGCCTCTCCTCGCTCGGCAGGGGGATGAACTTTTCAAGCTCCTCCGGCGTTATGTAGCCGTTTCTGAGGTAGGAGGGAATTTCACTCACTGGCGACACCTCCAATAAGGGCCTTCTTTATGCCCTCAAGCACGTGCCTGCCGAAGGGCCCGGAGCGGAACTCCAGGAGGTCTTTCTGGGCCTTTTCCATCTCTTTCAGCCAGCTTTCGTCTGCTATGCCCAGCCTCAGGGCGGCGGCGATTCCGGCTATCTTCCCTTCGAGCATCGCTGTGGTTGCTTCCTCTATCCCCGCAGAGTCCCCGGCGACGAATATTCCCCTGACGGTGGTCTCCATCCACTCGTCGCGAACTGCCACGTGGCCGCTGAGCTCTCTAACATACTTTATCTGACAGCCGGCCTGGTGGAGGAGCTCGATGCTGGGCCTCAGGCCTACGGCAAGGGCTATCACATCGACCTCGAAGGTCTTTTCAGTCCCCGGAATTGGCCTCCAGTTCTCGTCCAGCCGGGCAACGACTGCCCTCTCGACCTTATCCCTACCCTCGGCGCGCAGAATGGTGTGTCTCGTGAGTATCGGGACTCCAAGCCTTCTGACCTTGGCGGCATGGACGAAGTAGCCGCCTACCTTCGGCATGGCCTCGACTATCGCCTTCACCTCAACGCCGGCCTGGATGAGCTGGTACGCCAGTATAAGCCCCACGTTTCCGGCCCCAACGATTAGAACCTTGTCGCCAGGCTTCACACCGTAGGTGTTCATGAGGGTCTGAATGGCTCCGGCGCCGTAGATTCCCGGTAAATCGTTGTTCTCAAAGGGAATCATCTTCTCCATCGCGCCGGTTGCTACGATAACCGCCTTTCCGCGGAATTCAATCAGCTCGCGGTTGTTCCTGACAGCTAAAACGAGCTTTTCCCCACCTTCTTGGAAGATGCCTACGGCGGAGGTTTCAAGGAAGACCTCAACGTTCTCCCTCTTCCTGACCTCCTCCTCAAGGATTTTCGCTATCTCCACTCCCCTGACTCCCGCGAACTGCTCGCGCTTGCCGAAGAACTTGTGGGTCTGCTTGACGAGCTGGCCGCCGAGCATCGGGTTCTCGTCCAAAAGGACGACGCTCGCCCCGGCATCGGCCGCGTGGATTGCCGCCATTAACCCCGCCGGCCCACCGCCGATTATCACGATGTCCGCCCTTACGACTTTTGCCTCCTTGAACTCCGGGGGCTTTGCTTCCCCCGGCAGTCTGGCCTTTCCGTGCTGGGGCTCGATCCTCATTCCGTCCTCGACGAGGGTTATGCACGTTCTGACGTTGGGGATTCCGTTCACGACCATCAGACAGGAGGAGCACTTGCCTATCGCACAGAAGAGGCCCCGGGGGCGCTTTTCGTTGGCTGAATAGTTGAGAACCCTGATTCCAGCGGCGTGCAAGGCCGTTGCAATTGTTTCCCCCTCGTACGCCCTGATTGGCTGGCCTTTGAAATATATGGTAACCTCCCTGCCGCGCTCAAAACGCAGAACAGGATGCTCAGTTAAGCGCACGATGTATCACCCATGCACCTATTCGTTCATGAATTTATGAAAATTTTTCAATCCAATGGTGGGAAACCTTTGGTTATTGGAGGCCCTGCAACTTACCAAAGCTTTATATATCTGCCCAAGGATAAGTTAGCTGGCGGCGGGCTAGGCCGGGGGGTTCGGCGTCCCCTGCAACCGGAAACCGTCGATATGCCGGGGCCGAAGCCCGGGGGGCGGTTCCCAAAGCCGTCCCCGGAAGCCGGGGCACAACGGTGATCCCTCGTCCCACGGGGCCGGCGGTGGGAGGGGCGGAGCTGGAGGGCTCCGCTAACTCCCTTTGCCCGCCGAACCCCGTCAGGCCCGGAAGGGAGCAGCGGTAGGCGGGACGTTCGGCGCTCGTGGGGTAGCGGGGGTGAGCGAGCCCCGGTGGAAGGGGACGGTGGAGGGTTCCCACCCTCGGGCGCGCCCGCCGCCACTAACAGCGCTTCTATATTAGTGGTGTTCTGTATGCGTGGAAAATGCAAAACCTTAATAGTCCAGCGACATCTTTTGCCTTTGAGGTGTCAAGATGGCGAGCCTCGAAGTGGAGCTTTTCGGGATAAGGTTCGAGAACCCACTCATTCTTGCGTCCGGAATAAACGACAAGGTTCCCGAGCAGTGGATAAGGGCGCACGAGGAGGGCGCCGGGGGAGTTGTTACCAAATCAATAGGAATCGGGCCGAGGACAGGTTACGATAACCCAACCATTGTCGAACTCCCCTACGGGCTGATAAACGCGATGGGCCTGCCGAACCCCGGCTGGAAGGGCTTCCTTGAGATGGTCGAGGGCTACACCTTCGACTTCCCGCTGATCGTCTCGATTTTCGGAGGAACGCCGGATGAGTTCGCCTTTCTCGCCGAAAAACTGAGCGATGTGGCGGATGCCTTCGAGCTCAACCTCAGCTGTCCCCATGCGAAGGGCTACGGCATGGAGATAGGCCAGAGGCCGGAGAACGTCTATGAAGTCGTTAAGGCCGTTAAGGAGGCTACCGACAGGCCGGTAATCGCGAAGCTGACGCCGAACATAGGCGACATAACGAAACTCGGCTTGGCCGCTGAAAAGGCTGGCGCTGACGCCGTCTCGGCAATAAATACGCTGAAAGCCATCGCCATAGACGTCTACGCGAAAAGGCCAATCCTCAGCAACAGGGTCGGCGGCTACTCTGGTCCGGGGGTCAAGCCCGTTGCCTTGAGGGCGGTCTACGACCTCGCAAGGACACTTGAGATCCCCGTTATCGGAATAGGGGGCATAACCACGTGGCAGGATGCGGTCGAGTTTCTCCTCGCCGGAGCCTCCGCCCTGCAAATTGGAACGGCAGTCTCGCTCCGCGGGTGGAAGGTTTTCAGGGAGATAAATGAGGGAATAGCTAGATACCTCGAAAGCGAAGGCTTTTCGAGCGTGAGGGAGATAGTGGGGCTGGCGCTGGAGGAGTAAACATGAAGGAGTGGAAAACATTCTCGTTGGGCAGAGATTTGAGTCCTGAAGAAATAGAAAAAGCCGTAGAAGAGGCTCTTAATGAGGCCACGAGTGATATCGAACTTCCGGAAAACTTTAAGCCTTCAAAATTGGATTTGAGTTGGGGGAGAAAAATGAAGCGCGCTGTTGTATTGTTCTCGGGTGGATTGGACAGCACGGCCTGCCTCTACTGGGCGAAGAGGAACTACGACGAGGTCATCATGCTGGTGATAAACTACGGAAGCAACGAGGAGCGCGTTACGAACAAAGTTGCCGAGTTCTTCTCGAAGGAGCTGGACGTTCCGCTGAAGATAATCCGTCTCGACTTCCTTGAGGAGTTCTCCAAGCTCCGCGGGACGACCCTCGTTGGAGGCGAGACGCCAAGGGTCACAGCACAGGAGCTTGAGGACATGAACGTTGCACAGGAAACGGCAAAAAGCGTCTGGGTTCCAGCAAGGAACGTCGTGCTGATAAGCGTCGCCGCTTCGCTCCTCGATGCGCTCGGAGGCGGGGACATAATAGTCGGCTTCAACGCTGAAGAGGGAGCAACGTTCCCGGACAACACGCCCGAGTTCGTGGAGAGGATGAACGAGATGCTGAGATACGGAACGATGGCAGAGGTCAACGTGGTCGCTCCACTCATAGACCTCGACAAGAAGGGGATAGCGAGGCTTTTGAAGGAGCTTGGCGCCAAATACGAGTACTCAAACTCCTGCTACATGCCAAAGGGCTTTACGGAGGATGGCAAGCCAATACACTGCGGCGAGTGTGAGAGCTGCGTCAGGAGACACCGCGGGCTTATGGAGGCCCTCGGCGAGGACAGGACGGTCTACGCGGTCGAACCGAAGATATAGCACCTCCTCACAGATTCCCTTCCCCGGGTGGGTCTGCTTTCGGCCCACCGCAAGATTTATAAATTCGCCCTCTACCCTATCCATTGGGCGTGGGGCGGTAGCTCAGCCTGGGAGAGCGCCGGACTGAAGATCCGGGTGTCGGGGGTTCAAATCCCCCTCGCCCCACCACTTCTCGCGTGCGGTGGTAGTCTAGCCTGGTCTAGGACACCGGCCTTCCAAGCCGGTGACCCGGGTTCAAATCCCGGCCACCGCACCACTTTCTGCTTCTCGAACTCCTGCCAGATGCCCTACTCCAGCTGCCCATATCTGTCCACTAAACGTTATAAAGACCCACGTTTTACTTCGTCTTTAGGTGGTTTATGTTGGAGAAAGACGCTCACAAGTTCGAGCTTAACGGCGCTTTCGTTCTGATTCCCAAAAAGCCTGATCTGAGGTATCTCTACATCGAAATAACCAACCGATGCAATCTCCGCTGTGAGATGTGCTTCAAGCAGTACTGGGAAGACCCAGAGGGTGATATGGACTGGGA comes from the Thermococcus thioreducens genome and includes:
- the queC gene encoding 7-cyano-7-deazaguanine synthase QueC encodes the protein MKRAVVLFSGGLDSTACLYWAKRNYDEVIMLVINYGSNEERVTNKVAEFFSKELDVPLKIIRLDFLEEFSKLRGTTLVGGETPRVTAQELEDMNVAQETAKSVWVPARNVVLISVAASLLDALGGGDIIVGFNAEEGATFPDNTPEFVERMNEMLRYGTMAEVNVVAPLIDLDKKGIARLLKELGAKYEYSNSCYMPKGFTEDGKPIHCGECESCVRRHRGLMEALGEDRTVYAVEPKI
- a CDS encoding (2Fe-2S)-binding protein, giving the protein MGGKKIVCRCNDVTVEEVEALIDSGVTDIEELKRLLRIGMGPCQGRTCVPIVLGILARKTGRSQEEIPLPKARVPIRPVRVEVIVGGADE
- a CDS encoding 4Fe-4S dicluster domain-containing protein; translated protein: MSEIPSYLRNGYITPEELEKFIPLPSEERLRKRPVAIPDCPQEIPCAPCREICPTGAISMPTPNDLPIVDYDKCIGCSLCVQICPGLAFFMVHYVGDRARITMPHELLPVPEKGEEVILLNRVGEPVGRGKVLTVVPREKSKGDTPILIVEVPIELAWDVRAVKVERRE
- the pyrH gene encoding UMP kinase → MRIVFDIGGSVLVPDDPDVDFIGKIAYELIKISEDHEVAVVVGGGKVARKYIKAAKSFTPNETFKDYIGIHITRANAMLLIAALGEKAYPFVIQDFRKAWEVIQLKKIPIMGGTHPGHTTDAVSALLAEYLQADLLVVITNVDGVYDSDPKKNPNAKKLDRITVDQLVEIAMEGESKAGGSGVVDALAAKFIQRGRIKTYIVGKGDAYHLFDVVKGKHSGTVVEP
- a CDS encoding dihydroorotate dehydrogenase, with the protein product MASLEVELFGIRFENPLILASGINDKVPEQWIRAHEEGAGGVVTKSIGIGPRTGYDNPTIVELPYGLINAMGLPNPGWKGFLEMVEGYTFDFPLIVSIFGGTPDEFAFLAEKLSDVADAFELNLSCPHAKGYGMEIGQRPENVYEVVKAVKEATDRPVIAKLTPNIGDITKLGLAAEKAGADAVSAINTLKAIAIDVYAKRPILSNRVGGYSGPGVKPVALRAVYDLARTLEIPVIGIGGITTWQDAVEFLLAGASALQIGTAVSLRGWKVFREINEGIARYLESEGFSSVREIVGLALEE
- a CDS encoding ribbon-helix-helix domain-containing protein — encoded protein: MSTTEKVSIRFPQGLMKEIDELVESGEFSSRSELIKEAVRFFLLHYESPEELWETYKLLARERKVPSEKEIEKLLEEVDEEWKRSRSS
- a CDS encoding potassium channel family protein; this encodes MCRMAHFGNCDPETADQEYCVFHKPNKSEEEAVEFYRKFLERFKPRVEEVEVDGEKIKRLVFEDPVDAKGFVFPPLISFEDVIFKKSVSFEKAKFEGSVSFSGTIFEKDAEFIDCIFNGLGSSSFSECVFCKRVDFSGSQFRGEVDFRYTEFKEESVFWGTTFEENVDFREAIFHSSVSFVNVSFMKEANFRDTSFGKSRDSHTNFWKSIFESPAIFWNAKFHSKLDFWSVKFKGVVSFAEATFYSEATFREVEFHNSVTFHSAIFENSLIFDSSTFNSSETFFWGTKFMGDVRFDFVAFNRGCSFKVRPDFVISKGDQKELKTEFYGGLKFSNVDIRMGIEIDLPSEWFKLPEAEIEARRVQRLSYEKEGKRDEADRMFVLERRAYRKVLKNRAKEKYSNSKTPYQKFEAILFLIYVYISTAIEAILADWISLYGTSWGRIILSSFWVITVNAILYQALSHFSHVVILGIPIGTIYTNGASEGIPGLLNALYYSLVTFTTLGYGDMHPTGWLKALSAIEALTGAVFMALIVAVIARKWMR
- a CDS encoding NAD(P)/FAD-dependent oxidoreductase, with translation MSKIAVIGGGVIGGAPPHELAKLGEEVILFEKNYFGSGSTFRCATGIRAQFTDEANIRLMKYSVERWEKLEEELGFDINFKQTGYLFLATSEEEVEAFKANIRLQNRFGVPTRLIGMDEAREIVPILNTEPFLAGAWNPKDGKANPFKTLFAYLFRAKELGVDAREHTEVIGFEQEGDAITAVRFRSNGKVESVRVDAVLNAANAWAPLINEMAGLSRDIIPITAYKHQLVKTEPLEPGQAEPLVCPPSWNDAYIIQDGEDGGIICGAGIEHKAKGLDDYEPTYDFLRGVLEYAVRIAPPLRYAHVVRQWAGFYAKTPDSNPAIGRLLDNFYIAAGFSGHGFMMAPAVGEAMAGLISKGRSKVPLDWEWYDPYRFERGELRSSAFQIG
- a CDS encoding FAD-dependent oxidoreductase translates to MRLTEHPVLRFERGREVTIYFKGQPIRAYEGETIATALHAAGIRVLNYSANEKRPRGLFCAIGKCSSCLMVVNGIPNVRTCITLVEDGMRIEPQHGKARLPGEAKPPEFKEAKVVRADIVIIGGGPAGLMAAIHAADAGASVVLLDENPMLGGQLVKQTHKFFGKREQFAGVRGVEIAKILEEEVRKRENVEVFLETSAVGIFQEGGEKLVLAVRNNRELIEFRGKAVIVATGAMEKMIPFENNDLPGIYGAGAIQTLMNTYGVKPGDKVLIVGAGNVGLILAYQLIQAGVEVKAIVEAMPKVGGYFVHAAKVRRLGVPILTRHTILRAEGRDKVERAVVARLDENWRPIPGTEKTFEVDVIALAVGLRPSIELLHQAGCQIKYVRELSGHVAVRDEWMETTVRGIFVAGDSAGIEEATTAMLEGKIAGIAAALRLGIADESWLKEMEKAQKDLLEFRSGPFGRHVLEGIKKALIGGVASE
- a CDS encoding PIN domain-containing protein, which gives rise to MDSERVLSGMAPLEGFHCVPCKSRGKRRQASFENLPFWAVGVWLSETITPIRFAVGVMGRRPGLRAELKGVTRVSDGPANRTANGEGLNPFTAGRRSVHDAKIIGSMIENGITKLATLDKDFQGIPIIELLKTEK
- a CDS encoding putative toxin-antitoxin system toxin component, PIN family, whose product is MEALKVVLDTNVVITAAINPFGSSGKVMDLVVGKKVLSYTSEPILEELRFKLTSEKVLRYLESRVYALWIYRIFRASSILVEPSEHFDISPDPDDNKFFDVAYSAKVDFLISLDKKHVLKLRDEGRKFVLNGHEFLISTPAEFLEFVERDKNFKA